From Lysobacter auxotrophicus, the proteins below share one genomic window:
- a CDS encoding XAC0095 family protein, translating to MRKHRRPAPSRSTCYVISDSARDTVTRTRDQLLLLACLSAARIRHDAAELELSPDALVTIFQRLCNDLDHALRDMKIGLPAAGQPA from the coding sequence ATGCGAAAGCACCGCCGTCCGGCGCCATCCCGATCCACCTGTTACGTCATCAGCGATTCCGCGCGCGACACCGTCACGCGCACGCGCGATCAGTTGCTGCTCCTCGCGTGCCTGAGCGCCGCGCGCATCCGCCACGACGCTGCCGAACTGGAACTGTCCCCCGACGCGCTGGTCACCATTTTCCAGCGCCTGTGCAACGACCTGGACCACGCGTTGCGCGACATGAAGATCGGGCTGCCGGCAGCGGGACAACCGGCGTAG
- a CDS encoding cupin domain-containing protein — MKPSPALAAALLAAIAALALPVVTHAQAPGIHRTDLQREDLSIPGREVVQVLVAFEPGVVAGNHHHNGEEIVYVTQGALEYRLEGRAPVTLKQGDALFIPYGVNHEVVNVGTGRSAELATYVVEKGKPLLVPATPAPVAQTQIAAPTALDIAARATRLELKFADQIPLKPTIFDSATAWEDEP, encoded by the coding sequence ATGAAGCCCTCCCCCGCCCTTGCCGCCGCGCTGCTCGCCGCGATCGCCGCCCTCGCCCTGCCCGTCGTCACGCATGCGCAGGCGCCGGGCATCCACCGCACCGATCTGCAGCGCGAGGACCTCTCCATTCCCGGCCGCGAAGTCGTGCAGGTGCTGGTTGCGTTCGAGCCCGGCGTCGTCGCGGGCAACCATCACCACAACGGCGAGGAGATCGTCTACGTCACGCAAGGCGCGCTCGAATACCGGCTGGAAGGCCGCGCGCCGGTGACGCTGAAGCAGGGCGACGCGTTGTTCATCCCGTATGGCGTGAACCACGAAGTCGTGAACGTCGGCACCGGCCGCAGCGCGGAACTGGCGACGTACGTGGTCGAGAAGGGCAAGCCGTTGCTCGTGCCCGCGACGCCCGCGCCGGTGGCGCAGACGCAGATTGCCGCGCCGACCGCGCTGGACATCGCGGCGCGCGCGACGCGGCTGGAACTCAAGTTCGCCGATCAGATTCCGCTGAAGCCGACAATCTTCGACTCGGCGACGGCGTGGGAAGACGAGCCCTGA
- a CDS encoding NrdJb, with translation MAVKIDKKIKGYSVVTPEDKAKEAAKPVAAPVAELPTADVIQMHERIERPEILVGSTYKIKSPLFEHALYVTINDIVLNAGTEHELRRPFEIFINSKNMDHFQWIVALTRIMSAVFRKGGDVTFLVDEMKAVFDPRGGYWKPGGVYMPSLVAELGAIVEDHLKSIGLIHDPEMSDAQRALIAEKRAAYAQLSKKNGEVSGNPAGDLFPEPRVADEPRSEDVEVTGEGAAFPPSATMCHKCSTKAVVIMDGCATCLNCGYSKCG, from the coding sequence ATGGCCGTCAAGATCGACAAGAAAATCAAGGGTTACAGCGTCGTCACGCCGGAAGACAAGGCGAAAGAGGCCGCAAAGCCCGTCGCCGCGCCGGTCGCCGAGCTGCCCACGGCCGATGTCATCCAGATGCACGAGCGCATCGAGCGCCCGGAGATTCTGGTGGGCTCCACCTACAAGATCAAATCGCCGCTGTTCGAGCACGCGCTGTACGTGACCATCAATGACATCGTGCTCAACGCCGGCACCGAACACGAGCTGCGCCGTCCCTTCGAGATCTTCATCAACTCGAAGAACATGGACCACTTCCAGTGGATCGTCGCGCTCACCCGCATCATGTCCGCCGTGTTCCGCAAGGGCGGCGACGTCACCTTCCTGGTGGACGAAATGAAGGCCGTGTTCGACCCGCGCGGCGGCTACTGGAAGCCCGGCGGCGTCTACATGCCCTCGCTGGTCGCCGAACTCGGCGCCATCGTCGAGGACCACCTCAAGTCGATCGGCCTGATCCACGATCCCGAGATGAGCGACGCCCAGCGCGCACTCATCGCCGAGAAGCGCGCGGCCTACGCGCAGCTCTCAAAAAAAAACGGTGAAGTGAGCGGGAACCCGGCGGGGGATCTGTTCCCGGAGCCGCGCGTTGCTGACGAACCGCGTTCGGAAGATGTGGAAGTCACGGGCGAGGGGGCTGCGTTTCCGCCTTCTGCCACCATGTGCCATAAGTGCTCGACGAAGGCGGTCGTGATTATGGATGGGTGTGCTACTTGCTTGAATTGTGGCTACAGCAAGTGCGGTTGA
- a CDS encoding REP-associated tyrosine transposase produces the protein MVRYRRNRVCGGRYFFTVTLRDRRSDLLVRHVNALRASWRDAHARVAHDVLAAVVMPDHLHAVIRMDDGADDYPRLWQEIKKGFSRRLPRAGPSPWQARFWEHTIRNEADLRAHVDYVHFNPVKHGYASSVVDWPFSSFHRYVRNGALPLDWGGDVATPGIKVAGEP, from the coding sequence ATGGTGCGGTATCGGCGGAACCGCGTTTGCGGCGGGAGGTACTTCTTCACGGTAACGCTTCGCGATCGACGAAGCGATCTGCTGGTCCGACACGTGAACGCGCTGCGAGCGTCATGGCGTGACGCGCACGCTCGCGTCGCACACGACGTGCTCGCGGCCGTGGTGATGCCGGACCACCTGCATGCCGTCATCCGCATGGACGACGGCGCCGACGATTACCCGCGGCTCTGGCAAGAGATCAAGAAGGGCTTCTCGCGACGTTTGCCGCGCGCGGGCCCTTCGCCATGGCAGGCGCGCTTCTGGGAACACACGATCCGCAACGAGGCGGATCTGCGCGCGCATGTGGATTACGTGCACTTCAATCCGGTGAAACACGGCTACGCGTCGAGCGTCGTCGACTGGCCGTTCTCGTCGTTTCACCGGTATGTGCGCAATGGTGCTCTGCCGCTCGATTGGGGTGGGGATGTTGCAACGCCTGGCATCAAGGTTGCGGGCGAGCCGTAG
- a CDS encoding LacI family DNA-binding transcriptional regulator: protein MTERSPPGAASATAARQKERTLEKPRKSLRRKGAAVTIDEVAVLASVSPMTVSRVVNGQGKVRDSTRERVMRAVKELGYTPNLAASSLAAAQHTRVAMIYTNPSSAYLRELLVGALRGAARTAAQLMIESWDTYNADAQRAAAREMSKSVAGVILPPPLCESKAVVSEFLSAGVPVVAIASGRFSQEISCVRIDDFRASQEITAHLISLGHTRIGYIKGHPNQTASARRFEGFQAAFAQAGLEIDAALVQQGYFTYRSGLEAGEKLLAHKKPPTAIFASNDDMAAAVVSVAHRRGLDVPRDLSVVGFDDTSAATTVWPELTTIHQPIASMADSAIDILLRGIRRKDKTTRVVVDHVVAHQLCKRDSVAPPAKNTSGG, encoded by the coding sequence ATGACAGAACGTTCGCCGCCCGGTGCGGCATCCGCGACCGCAGCCCGACAAAAGGAACGAACGTTGGAGAAGCCGAGGAAATCGCTGCGCCGCAAGGGCGCCGCCGTGACGATCGACGAGGTGGCGGTGCTGGCGAGCGTGTCGCCGATGACCGTTTCGCGCGTGGTCAACGGACAGGGCAAGGTGCGCGACAGCACGCGCGAACGCGTGATGCGCGCGGTGAAGGAACTGGGCTACACGCCCAACCTCGCCGCCAGTTCGCTCGCTGCGGCGCAGCACACGCGCGTGGCGATGATCTACACCAACCCCAGCTCCGCGTACCTGCGCGAATTGCTGGTGGGTGCGCTTCGCGGCGCGGCGCGCACCGCGGCGCAGCTGATGATCGAAAGCTGGGACACCTACAACGCCGACGCGCAGCGCGCGGCCGCGCGCGAGATGAGCAAGTCCGTCGCCGGCGTGATCCTGCCGCCGCCGCTGTGCGAGTCCAAGGCGGTGGTGTCGGAATTCCTGTCGGCCGGCGTGCCGGTGGTGGCCATCGCGTCGGGACGCTTCAGCCAGGAAATCTCCTGCGTGCGCATCGACGACTTCCGCGCCAGCCAGGAAATCACCGCGCACCTGATCTCGCTCGGCCACACGCGCATCGGCTACATCAAGGGCCATCCGAACCAGACCGCGAGCGCGCGGCGCTTCGAAGGTTTCCAGGCCGCGTTCGCGCAGGCCGGGCTCGAGATCGACGCCGCGCTGGTCCAGCAGGGCTACTTCACCTACCGCTCCGGCCTGGAAGCGGGCGAGAAGCTGCTCGCCCACAAGAAGCCGCCGACGGCGATCTTCGCCAGCAACGACGACATGGCCGCCGCCGTGGTGTCCGTCGCGCACCGGCGCGGGCTCGACGTGCCGCGCGACCTGTCGGTGGTCGGATTCGACGATACGTCCGCCGCGACCACGGTGTGGCCGGAACTCACCACGATCCATCAGCCCATCGCTTCGATGGCCGATTCGGCCATCGACATCCTGCTGCGCGGCATCCGTCGCAAGGACAAGACCACGCGCGTGGTGGTCGACCACGTCGTCGCGCACCAGCTGTGCAAGCGCGATTCCGTGGCGCCGCCGGCCAAAAACACCAGCGGCGGCTGA
- the xylA gene encoding xylose isomerase — protein MSNHFIGAKEYFPGIGRIPFEGRDSNNPLAFKVYDAKKKIGGKTMEEHLKFAVCYWHTFTNAGHDPFGPGTRKFPWEGATAMQTAENKVDAAFEFITKLGVPYYCFHDVDLAPDAEDIGEYEKNLKHMVALAKQRQNDTGVKLLWGTANLFSHPRYMNGASTNPDFNVVARAAVQVKAALDATVELGGEHYVFWGGREGYASLVNTNMKREVEHFARFLTMARDYGRSIGFKGYFFIEPKPMEPMKHQYDFDSATVAGFLRQYGLHNDFKLNIEANHATLSGHTFEHDLQVASDHDLLGSIDANRGNAQNGWDTDQFPTDLYDTVGAMMVVLRQGGLVGGLNFDAKARRESTDMEDLFIAHIGGMDAFARGLEVAHALLNDSPWETWRKERYASFDNGAGADFERGKLGLADLRELAAKNGEPRQISGKQERYENLLNQYLLR, from the coding sequence ATGAGCAACCACTTCATCGGCGCCAAGGAATACTTCCCCGGCATTGGCCGCATCCCGTTCGAGGGACGCGATTCGAACAACCCGCTGGCCTTCAAGGTCTACGACGCCAAGAAGAAGATCGGCGGCAAGACGATGGAGGAGCACCTGAAGTTCGCCGTGTGCTACTGGCACACGTTCACCAACGCCGGCCACGATCCATTCGGCCCGGGCACGCGCAAGTTCCCGTGGGAAGGCGCCACCGCGATGCAGACGGCCGAAAACAAGGTCGACGCCGCGTTCGAATTCATCACCAAGCTCGGCGTGCCGTACTACTGCTTCCACGACGTGGACCTCGCGCCGGACGCGGAAGACATCGGCGAGTACGAAAAGAACCTCAAGCACATGGTCGCGCTCGCCAAGCAGCGCCAGAACGACACCGGCGTGAAGCTGCTGTGGGGCACGGCGAACCTGTTCTCGCACCCGCGCTACATGAATGGCGCGTCGACCAACCCCGACTTCAACGTCGTCGCGCGCGCCGCCGTGCAGGTAAAGGCCGCGCTGGATGCGACCGTCGAACTGGGCGGCGAGCACTACGTGTTCTGGGGCGGCCGCGAAGGCTACGCGAGCCTGGTGAACACCAACATGAAGCGCGAGGTCGAACACTTCGCCCGCTTCCTGACGATGGCGCGCGACTACGGCCGCAGCATCGGCTTCAAGGGCTACTTCTTCATCGAGCCCAAGCCGATGGAGCCGATGAAGCACCAGTACGATTTCGACAGCGCGACCGTCGCCGGCTTCCTGCGCCAGTACGGCCTGCACAACGACTTCAAGCTCAACATCGAGGCCAACCACGCCACGCTGTCGGGCCACACGTTCGAGCACGACCTGCAGGTCGCGTCCGACCACGACCTGCTCGGCTCGATCGACGCCAACCGCGGCAACGCGCAGAACGGCTGGGACACCGACCAGTTCCCGACCGACCTGTACGACACCGTCGGCGCGATGATGGTCGTGCTGCGCCAGGGCGGCCTCGTCGGCGGCCTGAACTTCGACGCGAAGGCGCGCCGCGAGTCGACCGACATGGAAGACCTGTTCATCGCGCACATCGGCGGCATGGACGCGTTCGCGCGCGGCCTGGAAGTGGCGCACGCGCTGCTCAACGACTCGCCCTGGGAAACCTGGCGCAAGGAGCGCTACGCCAGCTTCGACAACGGCGCGGGCGCGGATTTCGAACGCGGCAAGCTTGGCCTGGCCGACCTGCGCGAGCTGGCCGCGAAGAACGGCGAGCCCAGGCAGATCAGCGGCAAGCAGGAGCGCTACGAGAACCTGCTCAACCAGTACCTGCTGCGCTGA
- a CDS encoding sugar porter family MFS transporter, with protein sequence MNSATLEGSRSASAENTRFIVLVSCVATIGGFLFGFDSGVINGTVDGLQQAFQSTKAGLGFEVASMLLGCAIGAFFAGRLADRWGRRSVLIISAVLFLISALGSGAATSSAMFVAARVIGGFAVGAASVMSPAYIAEVASARYRGRLATVQQIAIIGGLFCAFLSNFLLAKTAGASTQPLWLGHEAWRWMFWMMAFPSALFLVLLLTIPESPRYLVVKKRKDDALAVLTRLYGADEAQTKLAEIDASLSVDHHRPQLSDLINKTTGKIRPIVWIGIGLATFQQLVGINVVFYYGAVLWQAVGFSESDALLINVLSGALSIGACLVTVLLIDRIGRKPLLWIGSVGMAVSLAAMTVAFASASLDANGKLMLSDSMGTLALIAANVYVIFFNASWGPVMWVMLGEMFPNQIRGSGLAVAGAAQWTSNFAITVTFPILLAGIGLAGAYGIYTVAAIVSVFFVLKYVYETKGKELEQMEG encoded by the coding sequence ATGAACAGCGCCACGCTCGAAGGTTCCAGATCCGCTAGCGCGGAAAACACCCGCTTCATCGTTCTTGTCAGTTGCGTCGCCACCATCGGCGGCTTCTTGTTCGGCTTCGACAGTGGCGTGATCAACGGCACCGTCGACGGCCTGCAGCAGGCGTTCCAGTCGACCAAGGCCGGTCTCGGCTTCGAGGTCGCCTCGATGCTGCTGGGTTGTGCGATCGGCGCGTTCTTCGCCGGACGCCTGGCCGACCGCTGGGGGCGCCGCTCGGTGCTCATCATCTCGGCCGTGCTGTTTCTGATCTCCGCGCTGGGTTCCGGCGCCGCCACGAGTTCGGCGATGTTCGTCGCCGCGCGCGTGATCGGCGGTTTCGCCGTCGGCGCGGCGAGCGTGATGTCGCCGGCGTACATCGCCGAAGTGGCGTCGGCGCGCTATCGCGGACGGCTCGCCACCGTGCAGCAGATCGCCATCATCGGCGGCCTGTTCTGCGCGTTCCTCAGCAACTTCCTGCTCGCGAAAACCGCGGGCGCCTCCACGCAGCCGCTCTGGCTGGGCCATGAGGCGTGGCGCTGGATGTTCTGGATGATGGCCTTTCCGTCGGCGCTGTTCCTGGTGCTGCTGCTGACCATCCCGGAAAGCCCCCGCTATCTGGTGGTGAAGAAGCGCAAGGACGACGCGCTGGCCGTGCTCACGCGCCTGTACGGTGCCGACGAAGCGCAGACCAAGCTCGCCGAGATCGACGCCTCGCTGTCGGTCGACCACCATCGCCCGCAGCTGTCGGACCTGATCAACAAGACCACCGGCAAGATCCGTCCGATCGTGTGGATCGGCATTGGCCTGGCGACGTTCCAGCAGCTGGTCGGCATCAACGTCGTGTTCTATTACGGCGCGGTGCTGTGGCAGGCGGTGGGTTTCTCCGAAAGCGACGCGTTGCTGATCAACGTGCTGTCCGGCGCGCTGAGCATCGGCGCGTGCCTGGTCACCGTGCTGCTGATCGACCGCATCGGCCGCAAGCCGCTGCTGTGGATCGGTTCGGTCGGCATGGCGGTGTCGCTCGCCGCGATGACCGTCGCCTTCGCCAGCGCCTCGCTGGATGCGAACGGCAAGCTGATGCTGTCCGATTCGATGGGCACGCTGGCGCTGATCGCGGCCAACGTCTACGTGATCTTCTTCAACGCCTCGTGGGGCCCGGTGATGTGGGTCATGCTCGGCGAGATGTTCCCGAACCAGATCCGCGGCTCGGGCCTGGCGGTCGCCGGCGCCGCGCAGTGGACCAGCAATTTCGCCATCACCGTGACCTTCCCGATCCTGCTGGCCGGCATCGGCCTGGCCGGCGCCTACGGCATCTACACCGTGGCGGCGATCGTGTCGGTGTTCTTTGTCCTGAAGTACGTCTACGAGACCAAGGGCAAGGAACTGGAGCAGATGGAAGGCTGA
- a CDS encoding peptidoglycan DD-metalloendopeptidase family protein, producing the protein MRRSAILVLSLCVCACTPATVKVWPSNGTPVASNGGDIVVQLGDSLFALARRHGVSAIDLAQANGIAEPYLIHPGDRLRLPSIASSGAVRAPSAPVAQAVRTEPLPEAPIAKPPVAKPAVATTKPVASRPAAAAATTAKPAATKATTAKATASTTTTTKLDGDAKSAWHWPAQGTLVNVPARNDAFAYALDIAGTAGSAVRAASAGRVLYSGEGSAGYEQLVVIEHPGGWVSSYSHNRKRLVREGQVVAGGTQIAEMGRVGANRDMLHFELRRAGQLIDPRTVLPPR; encoded by the coding sequence GTGCGTCGATCCGCAATCCTCGTGCTCTCCCTGTGCGTGTGCGCGTGCACGCCCGCGACGGTCAAGGTGTGGCCATCCAACGGCACGCCGGTGGCGTCGAACGGTGGCGACATCGTGGTGCAGCTGGGCGATTCGCTGTTCGCGCTCGCGCGGCGCCACGGCGTCAGCGCGATCGACCTCGCGCAGGCGAACGGCATCGCCGAGCCGTACCTGATCCATCCGGGCGACCGCTTGCGATTGCCCTCCATCGCGTCGTCCGGCGCGGTACGCGCGCCGAGCGCACCGGTCGCGCAGGCGGTGCGCACGGAACCGCTGCCCGAAGCGCCCATCGCGAAACCACCCGTCGCCAAACCGGCCGTTGCGACGACGAAACCCGTCGCGAGCAGACCCGCCGCAGCGGCCGCGACCACGGCGAAACCCGCCGCGACGAAAGCGACGACGGCGAAGGCGACCGCATCGACGACCACCACGACGAAGCTCGACGGCGACGCGAAATCCGCCTGGCACTGGCCCGCACAGGGAACGCTGGTGAACGTGCCGGCGCGCAACGATGCCTTCGCCTACGCGCTGGACATCGCCGGCACCGCGGGCAGCGCGGTGCGCGCGGCGTCGGCGGGCCGCGTGCTGTATTCGGGCGAAGGCTCGGCCGGTTACGAGCAACTGGTGGTGATCGAGCACCCCGGCGGTTGGGTGTCGAGCTATTCACACAACCGCAAGCGCCTGGTTCGCGAAGGGCAGGTGGTGGCCGGCGGCACGCAGATCGCCGAAATGGGCCGCGTCGGCGCGAACCGCGACATGTTGCATTTCGAACTCCGGCGCGCCGGGCAACTGATCGATCCGCGCACCGTCCTTCCTCCGCGCTGA
- the xylB gene encoding xylulokinase, which produces MSAAARPAEALFIGLDVGTQSVKLVAYHAASRRIVATHGQPLELIAGNDGSREQEAQWWIDAIRACFGKLDPAQRAAVVAIGVSGQQHGFVPLDAQGNVLAPAKLWCDTSTSGECDEIMSAAGGEATCVTLAGNPILAGYTASKLPWTRKHRPEVYARLATILLPHDYVNFWLTGQRWMEYGDASGTGWLDVRTRTWSREMLAATDSDTNLADFLPPLVEADASFGIASNIADELGLPHGVIVAAGGGDNMMAAIGTGNVAPGVLTMSLGTSGTLFACADFPVVDENAGWAAFCSSTGGWLPLICTMNCTVATENVAKMFGFSTREGDTVLEGTKPGADGLVMLPFFNGERTPNLPDARASLHGMDMANLTRGNVYRAAMEGATYALRNGFDALRSAGMTFDSIRLTGGGSHSATWRQMVADVFDLPVQVPQQAEGAAFGGALQALWAFERANGNGTSIADIARDHVQVDASTAAKPNADAVAAYATHYQAFLTYLDAAQTLYAPHPNTAR; this is translated from the coding sequence ATGAGCGCAGCAGCACGCCCCGCGGAAGCGTTGTTCATCGGCCTGGACGTCGGCACCCAGAGCGTCAAGCTCGTCGCCTACCACGCCGCCTCGCGCCGCATCGTTGCCACGCACGGCCAGCCGCTGGAACTCATCGCCGGTAACGACGGCAGCCGCGAACAGGAAGCGCAGTGGTGGATCGACGCCATCCGCGCCTGCTTCGGCAAGCTCGATCCGGCCCAGCGCGCCGCCGTGGTGGCCATCGGCGTGTCGGGCCAGCAGCACGGTTTCGTCCCGCTGGACGCGCAGGGCAACGTGCTCGCGCCGGCCAAGCTGTGGTGCGACACCAGCACCAGCGGCGAGTGCGACGAGATCATGTCGGCCGCCGGCGGCGAAGCGACGTGCGTGACGCTCGCCGGCAATCCGATCCTCGCCGGTTACACCGCGTCGAAGCTGCCGTGGACGCGCAAGCATCGCCCCGAGGTGTACGCCAGGCTCGCGACGATCCTGCTGCCGCACGACTACGTGAACTTCTGGCTCACCGGCCAGCGCTGGATGGAATACGGCGATGCGTCCGGCACGGGCTGGCTCGACGTGCGCACGCGCACGTGGTCGCGCGAGATGCTCGCCGCGACCGACAGCGATACGAACCTCGCCGACTTCCTTCCCCCGTTGGTCGAAGCCGATGCGAGCTTCGGCATCGCGTCGAATATCGCCGATGAACTCGGCCTGCCGCACGGCGTGATCGTCGCGGCCGGCGGCGGCGACAACATGATGGCCGCCATCGGCACCGGCAACGTCGCGCCCGGCGTGCTGACGATGAGCCTGGGCACGTCGGGCACGCTGTTCGCGTGCGCGGATTTCCCGGTCGTCGATGAAAACGCAGGCTGGGCCGCATTCTGCTCGTCCACCGGCGGCTGGCTGCCGCTGATCTGCACGATGAACTGCACCGTCGCGACCGAGAACGTCGCCAAAATGTTCGGTTTCTCGACCCGCGAAGGCGATACCGTGCTGGAAGGCACGAAGCCCGGCGCGGACGGCCTGGTGATGCTGCCGTTCTTCAACGGCGAGCGCACGCCGAACCTGCCCGATGCGCGCGCCAGCCTGCACGGCATGGACATGGCGAACCTCACGCGCGGCAACGTCTATCGCGCGGCGATGGAAGGCGCGACCTACGCGCTGCGCAACGGTTTCGATGCGCTGCGCAGCGCCGGCATGACGTTCGACTCGATCCGTCTCACCGGCGGCGGCAGCCACAGCGCGACGTGGCGGCAGATGGTCGCCGACGTGTTCGACCTGCCGGTGCAGGTGCCCCAGCAGGCCGAAGGCGCGGCGTTCGGCGGCGCGTTGCAGGCGCTGTGGGCGTTCGAACGCGCGAACGGCAACGGCACCTCGATCGCCGACATCGCGCGCGACCACGTGCAGGTCGATGCGTCTACGGCGGCGAAGCCCAACGCCGACGCCGTCGCCGCGTATGCCACGCATTACCAGGCCTTCCTGACATACCTCGACGCGGCGCAGACGCTGTACGCGCCGCATCCGAACACCGCGCGCTGA
- a CDS encoding PIN-like domain-containing protein, with product MKRAFSSFRRPSEEQFDELWRKGVLVVDTNILLQLYRVPEATRKEILDILRALGDRLWVPHHVGLEFERNRLGVIASARKQADEILQDFAGLEGLSDKIRALELDKRAIGVEEEPLLIALRAAREKACEVMQTVRESHVQLSHDDPIRDAIHDLYTGRIGDAPVDQGAVDDMERDGQRRFDNLVPPGFRDAGKDAAAYVAKGLRYQRRFGDYVVWRQTVDYVKAHGVSHLMYATLDNKEDWWHRLQGQTVGPLPELVHEMQSAGVEVFWMYNLQQLVEQSKRMGVAAVSDTTLQEVQEVQMRADLMPEGEGADEYVKLERPLSEYSEREAAVAEWLKQRNIIAQPSGLLAPDLVAKTAVGSAGYEVISLRRPQDALAHFEGLIQAQDSIKAEADVSELHVFFVDGNYATNAWAFSERLSDLATKYVRNGRIASITVGYLHKGRLILSDYARHPDSRLHGAR from the coding sequence TTGAAGCGAGCATTCTCTAGTTTTAGGCGCCCCAGCGAAGAGCAGTTCGATGAACTGTGGAGGAAGGGCGTGCTAGTGGTCGACACAAACATCCTCCTTCAGCTGTATCGAGTTCCTGAGGCCACCCGAAAGGAAATTCTCGACATTCTTAGGGCGCTAGGTGATCGGTTGTGGGTTCCTCATCACGTAGGGCTCGAGTTCGAACGAAATCGCCTTGGCGTCATCGCCTCCGCGAGGAAACAAGCTGACGAGATTCTCCAGGACTTTGCTGGCCTTGAAGGGCTATCAGACAAGATCCGCGCGCTTGAGCTGGATAAGCGCGCGATCGGCGTTGAAGAGGAGCCGCTACTGATCGCACTTCGTGCGGCGCGTGAGAAGGCCTGCGAAGTCATGCAAACAGTGCGCGAAAGCCACGTCCAGCTCTCTCATGATGATCCGATTCGAGACGCCATTCATGACCTCTACACGGGGCGCATTGGCGACGCCCCTGTGGACCAAGGAGCTGTTGACGATATGGAGCGCGACGGGCAGCGCCGCTTCGACAATCTCGTTCCTCCGGGCTTTCGCGATGCGGGCAAGGACGCGGCTGCGTATGTCGCTAAGGGGCTGCGTTATCAAAGAAGGTTTGGCGATTACGTTGTCTGGCGACAAACTGTTGATTACGTGAAGGCTCATGGCGTTAGCCATCTGATGTACGCGACTTTAGACAACAAAGAGGACTGGTGGCACAGGCTTCAGGGGCAAACAGTCGGTCCGTTGCCTGAGCTAGTTCACGAGATGCAGTCTGCAGGGGTCGAAGTATTCTGGATGTACAACCTGCAGCAGCTTGTGGAGCAAAGTAAACGCATGGGTGTCGCGGCGGTATCAGACACGACCTTGCAAGAAGTGCAAGAAGTTCAGATGCGTGCAGACCTGATGCCGGAAGGCGAAGGTGCTGACGAGTATGTAAAACTCGAACGGCCGCTGTCGGAGTACTCGGAGCGGGAAGCAGCCGTTGCAGAGTGGCTCAAGCAACGAAATATCATCGCGCAGCCGTCTGGGCTGCTTGCGCCCGATCTAGTAGCCAAGACAGCCGTCGGGAGCGCCGGATACGAGGTGATCTCGTTACGTAGGCCGCAAGATGCGCTTGCTCATTTCGAAGGGCTCATCCAGGCGCAAGATTCGATCAAGGCGGAGGCCGATGTTAGCGAACTGCACGTCTTCTTCGTCGATGGCAACTACGCAACCAATGCTTGGGCTTTCTCCGAAAGACTGAGCGATCTAGCCACGAAGTACGTGAGGAATGGCCGCATCGCGTCGATTACCGTCGGCTATCTCCACAAAGGAAGACTGATCCTGAGCGACTATGCGAGGCACCCTGATTCAAGACTTCATGGGGCCCGCTAA